The Sulfitobacter sp. SK011 genome has a window encoding:
- a CDS encoding LysR family transcriptional regulator — translation MLVSALTLCCSTKMKSVFQNLSDVRVFLAVMRAGSTLAASKTLGMAQPTVARRIEALEHVLKLVLFERNTQGFTATQDALMLLPSAEAVEKTAKELDATAARLASSQSRTIRITAVTDAFNPHLSAILKGFVESYGSMNFELIPSDEAIDISAGNVDIAIRWTNKEIEDPSLICRNLATITHSLFASKSYAAKSDLPHSESEMDGYKYLVFGGNLAVHPVNKWLLKRINPDQIAMTCQDFKAMKTAIQMGAGIGVLPTRFMNSDDTLVHCIELPEDLGSTVWLLVNPSAYRRPEVKAFTAYFAPRYSAHLRKN, via the coding sequence TTGCTGGTATCCGCGTTGACGTTGTGCTGTTCTACAAAAATGAAGAGCGTTTTTCAGAACCTTTCAGATGTGCGCGTTTTCCTTGCAGTAATGCGAGCCGGTTCCACCTTGGCGGCATCCAAGACGCTCGGGATGGCACAGCCCACTGTGGCAAGACGCATTGAAGCACTGGAACACGTGCTTAAGCTGGTTCTGTTTGAACGGAACACGCAAGGTTTTACAGCTACGCAAGACGCGCTGATGCTGTTGCCGAGCGCCGAGGCAGTTGAGAAAACGGCCAAAGAATTGGATGCGACGGCGGCCCGATTGGCGTCTTCCCAATCCCGAACCATTCGGATTACTGCAGTGACGGACGCATTCAATCCTCACCTGTCCGCAATCTTAAAAGGCTTTGTCGAGAGCTACGGGAGTATGAATTTCGAATTGATCCCAAGTGACGAGGCCATCGACATATCGGCAGGAAATGTCGACATCGCTATTAGATGGACAAACAAGGAAATCGAGGATCCGTCGTTGATTTGCCGGAATCTGGCCACCATTACGCATTCGTTGTTTGCGTCGAAGTCCTACGCGGCCAAATCTGATCTACCGCACTCAGAATCAGAAATGGATGGATATAAGTATCTGGTTTTTGGTGGAAATCTGGCCGTCCATCCGGTCAATAAGTGGCTGCTGAAGCGCATCAACCCGGATCAGATTGCGATGACTTGCCAAGACTTTAAGGCAATGAAAACCGCCATTCAAATGGGGGCCGGTATTGGAGTTCTCCCGACACGGTTCATGAACAGCGACGACACGCTCGTCCACTGTATTGAGTTGCCCGAAGACTTGGGATCGACCGTATGGCTGTTGGTGAATCCGTCCGCCTACCGCCGACCTGAGGTGAAGGCGTTCACAGCATATTTTGCGCCGCGATACAGTGCGCATTTGCGAAAAAACTAG
- the ctaD gene encoding cytochrome c oxidase subunit I encodes MADAAIQGHDHHDERGFFTRWFMSTNHKDIGILYLVVSAFVGFISVAFTIYMRLELMNPGVQYMCMEGARFIADSNTLCTPNGHLWNVLITGHGILMMFFVVIPALFGGFGNYFMPLQIGAPDMAFPRLNNLSFWLYVFGTTLAICSVLSPGGNGQLGSGVGWVLYPPLSVKEAGMSMDFAIFAVHVSGASSILGAINMITTFLNMRAPGMTLFKVPLFSWSIFVTSWLILLSLPVLAGAITMLLMDRNFGFAFFDPAGGGDPVLYQHILWFFGHPEVYIIILPGFGIISHVIATFSRKPIFGYLPMVWALIAIGALGFVVWAHHMYTVGMTLNQQAYFMLATMVIAVPTGVKVFSWIATMWGGSVEFKTPMLWAFGFLFLFTVGGVTGIVLSQAAVDRYYHDTYYVVAHFHYVMSLGAVFAIFAGVYFYFPKMTGKMYPEWAGKLHFWAMFIGANLTFFPQHFLGRQGMPRRYIDYPEAFAYWNQWSSIGAFLSFASFLFFFGIIAYSLLRGPKVTANNPWNEYADTLEWTLPSPPPEHTFEILPKQEDWDKQHSH; translated from the coding sequence ATGGCAGACGCAGCCATTCAAGGCCATGACCATCACGACGAACGCGGGTTTTTCACCCGCTGGTTTATGTCCACGAACCACAAAGACATTGGTATTCTGTACCTGGTCGTTTCAGCCTTTGTCGGCTTTATCTCGGTCGCATTCACCATCTACATGCGCCTTGAGTTGATGAACCCGGGCGTTCAGTACATGTGTATGGAAGGTGCCCGTTTCATCGCGGACAGCAATACGCTTTGTACGCCAAACGGCCACCTGTGGAACGTGTTGATCACGGGTCACGGCATCCTGATGATGTTCTTTGTGGTTATTCCTGCGCTTTTTGGCGGATTTGGTAACTACTTCATGCCGCTGCAGATCGGTGCGCCGGATATGGCGTTCCCACGGTTGAACAACCTGTCGTTCTGGCTTTACGTTTTTGGGACGACATTGGCGATCTGTTCGGTGCTTTCACCTGGCGGCAATGGTCAGTTGGGGTCTGGCGTTGGTTGGGTTTTGTATCCACCGCTGTCGGTCAAAGAGGCTGGCATGTCGATGGATTTCGCGATCTTTGCGGTCCACGTTTCAGGTGCTTCGTCGATACTTGGTGCGATCAACATGATCACCACGTTCCTGAATATGCGTGCCCCCGGCATGACCTTGTTCAAGGTGCCGCTGTTTTCATGGTCGATCTTTGTTACCAGCTGGCTGATCCTGCTCAGCCTGCCGGTTCTGGCGGGTGCGATCACCATGCTGCTGATGGACCGCAACTTTGGTTTTGCGTTCTTTGACCCCGCTGGCGGCGGTGATCCGGTCCTCTATCAGCACATCCTGTGGTTCTTTGGCCACCCGGAAGTGTACATCATCATCCTGCCCGGCTTTGGTATCATCAGCCACGTGATTGCCACGTTCAGCCGCAAACCGATCTTTGGCTATCTGCCAATGGTCTGGGCGCTGATCGCCATTGGCGCATTGGGTTTCGTCGTCTGGGCGCACCACATGTATACCGTGGGCATGACATTGAACCAGCAGGCCTACTTCATGCTGGCCACCATGGTCATTGCGGTGCCGACCGGTGTTAAAGTCTTTAGCTGGATTGCCACCATGTGGGGCGGGTCGGTTGAGTTTAAAACACCGATGCTTTGGGCGTTTGGGTTCTTGTTCCTGTTCACTGTCGGCGGTGTGACCGGTATCGTGCTCAGCCAGGCTGCTGTGGACCGCTACTATCACGACACGTACTACGTTGTGGCGCACTTCCACTATGTGATGAGCCTTGGTGCGGTGTTTGCGATCTTTGCAGGGGTCTACTTCTATTTCCCGAAAATGACCGGTAAAATGTACCCCGAATGGGCGGGCAAACTGCACTTCTGGGCCATGTTCATCGGTGCAAACCTGACGTTCTTCCCCCAGCACTTCCTGGGCCGTCAGGGCATGCCACGCCGCTATATCGACTATCCAGAGGCGTTTGCCTATTGGAACCAATGGTCGTCAATCGGTGCGTTCCTGTCGTTCGCTTCGTTCCTGTTCTTCTTTGGGATCATCGCCTATTCGCTGTTGCGGGGGCCTAAGGTCACGGCGAACAACCCATGGAATGAATATGCCGACACGCTGGAATGGACACTGCCCAGCCCGCCACCAGAGCACACGTTCGAGATCCTGCCAAAGCAGGAAGACTGGGACAAACAGCACAGCCACTAG
- a CDS encoding ATP-binding protein produces the protein MTLFRPNLQVADLTIFRRGQVVFSEGFHSGLNIIRGENSSGKSTIMDFLFYGLGGDLLEHQWRESALLCDTVTVGVRLNGKDVTLQRDVEQKASQPMRMFFGPSAEALSSGGTGWERYSFRRGKSESFSQVMFRLLELPEVQYGEANTKITMNQVLRLLYSDQLSSVEKLFRNQPFDDAITRQTVGSLLLGAFSEDYYAAKLSLKAFEAEIKDVISRITALTRMHGRDGHPLTQEWIEQEYARLRREIDGLNKQIETIEAQVFSAQFEDRLSLNDQQETYARVQSLQAEIGQAREELDYLELEASDSDEFIASLTKKLDALHESKMVVDELNALSFEFCPACFAPVEGTAVQGACSLCKQASDKSQVKERALRLINEYARQKQSSLDLQTDRRKRISDLKARLTKLTELWEQAGRHYTVSLRSPTTELRTKLRSLNREAGYAQRELEELAGRKSVVAELQEAQQQRDDLQKKIDGVKAVIETSEKRDRNQISQARRSIELEVLDFLRRDLERQSTFMNADSVNFDFDGDRINVNGESFFSASSMVYLRNSFIASFAVAAANQSSFSHPRFLLMDTVEDKGMEPERSRNFQRLLHEKSSAAVSENQMIIATSMIAPELDIPEITVGEFYTHQNRTLRISSLE, from the coding sequence ATGACGTTGTTTAGACCCAACCTGCAAGTTGCTGATTTGACTATTTTTCGTAGAGGTCAGGTGGTATTCTCAGAAGGCTTTCACTCCGGTCTCAACATTATCCGCGGAGAGAATAGCTCGGGCAAATCCACGATCATGGATTTCCTGTTTTATGGCCTTGGCGGCGATCTGCTTGAACATCAGTGGCGTGAGTCTGCGCTTCTTTGCGATACGGTCACGGTAGGCGTTAGACTAAATGGTAAAGACGTTACGCTCCAACGAGATGTTGAGCAAAAGGCCTCCCAACCAATGAGGATGTTCTTCGGCCCCTCCGCTGAAGCGCTAAGTAGCGGCGGCACCGGTTGGGAGCGTTACTCCTTTCGAAGAGGGAAATCCGAGAGCTTCTCACAAGTGATGTTTCGTCTTTTGGAATTGCCCGAAGTTCAGTACGGGGAAGCGAACACCAAAATTACGATGAACCAAGTTCTTAGGTTGCTATATTCGGATCAGTTGAGCTCAGTTGAGAAACTGTTTCGGAATCAGCCATTTGATGATGCAATCACACGACAGACCGTTGGGAGCTTACTGCTGGGCGCATTTAGCGAAGACTACTACGCCGCAAAGCTTAGTCTCAAAGCCTTCGAAGCCGAAATAAAGGACGTCATCTCAAGAATTACCGCATTGACCAGGATGCACGGGCGTGACGGGCATCCCTTGACACAAGAATGGATCGAACAAGAATATGCTCGGTTACGGCGTGAAATTGATGGTTTAAACAAGCAGATCGAGACGATTGAGGCACAAGTCTTTTCTGCTCAGTTCGAGGACAGACTTTCACTTAATGACCAGCAGGAGACCTACGCGAGAGTACAGTCACTTCAAGCTGAGATTGGGCAGGCCAGAGAAGAACTTGACTATCTTGAGCTGGAAGCATCGGATTCGGATGAGTTTATAGCTTCACTCACAAAGAAATTGGACGCTCTCCACGAATCCAAGATGGTTGTGGATGAGTTGAACGCTCTGAGTTTCGAGTTTTGCCCTGCTTGTTTTGCACCTGTCGAGGGTACTGCAGTTCAGGGCGCATGTTCGCTGTGCAAACAAGCATCCGACAAGAGTCAGGTGAAAGAACGAGCCCTTCGTTTGATCAACGAATATGCTCGGCAAAAACAAAGCTCATTGGACCTTCAAACTGATCGCCGAAAGCGCATTTCCGATCTGAAGGCGAGGCTCACAAAACTCACCGAACTGTGGGAACAAGCTGGTCGCCACTACACCGTGTCACTGCGCAGTCCCACAACTGAACTGCGAACAAAATTGAGATCGCTAAACAGGGAAGCCGGATACGCTCAGCGAGAGCTAGAGGAGCTCGCCGGGCGCAAATCAGTTGTTGCAGAATTACAGGAAGCCCAACAACAACGAGATGATCTTCAGAAGAAGATTGATGGTGTGAAAGCTGTAATCGAGACATCAGAAAAGCGTGATCGAAACCAGATATCGCAAGCCAGGCGTTCAATCGAATTGGAAGTGTTAGATTTCTTAAGGAGGGACTTGGAAAGGCAATCGACCTTTATGAATGCCGACTCAGTCAACTTTGACTTTGACGGCGACCGAATAAACGTCAACGGCGAGTCATTTTTTTCCGCCAGCTCAATGGTTTACCTGCGGAATAGCTTTATCGCGTCCTTTGCCGTGGCCGCCGCCAATCAGAGCTCCTTTTCACATCCACGATTCCTCCTGATGGATACCGTTGAAGATAAAGGAATGGAGCCGGAGCGCAGCAGAAATTTTCAACGATTGCTACATGAAAAATCTTCTGCAGCAGTGTCTGAAAACCAAATGATCATTGCAACTTCGATGATTGCGCCTGAACTGGATATTCCTGAGATTACTGTGGGAGAGTTTTACACTCACCAGAATCGTACCTTGCGAATTTCTAGTTTGGAGTGA
- a CDS encoding Lrp/AsnC ligand binding domain-containing protein: protein MSTCVFIQIRCKPSTTYQVADEIALREIHSELYSTSGEYDLLMKLYIPKNEDVGKYINDHLLDIKGIERSLTTMTFKVF from the coding sequence ATGAGCACATGCGTCTTTATCCAGATCCGCTGCAAACCCAGCACGACCTATCAGGTGGCCGACGAAATTGCCCTGCGTGAAATCCATTCGGAGCTTTATTCAACCTCTGGCGAATATGATCTGTTGATGAAACTCTACATTCCCAAGAACGAGGATGTGGGCAAATACATCAACGATCATCTGCTCGATATCAAAGGGATAGAAAGGTCGCTGACGACGATGACCTTCAAGGTGTTTTGA
- a CDS encoding site-specific integrase: MANIRRMKSGNWNVQVRLAGKPARSQTFHSREDAESWAKKVESTLNFRHPSILDAGLRYCSEVLGEKPSREQTEFQFKRLGQREEFQKPLNKVTLQNMNAYKQKRLKEVSTTTVRNDLMKLRSMYRWYCNEWFASSGETISNPCDRLELPKARKTRETVISRNQLAALLGEMTPLLRQIVELAYETAMRRSEILKLRACDLHLDERFLRVVEGKEGSRDVPLTRRAVRLLQYAVNRSEGPGAKLYPQAPYSVSQAVRRARITLGMSEDVRFHQLRHSRITEVARKGLNLSQIMVVSGHRDIRSVQRYTHLNVQDVVDLID; this comes from the coding sequence ATGGCGAACATAAGACGAATGAAATCCGGAAACTGGAATGTCCAAGTGCGGCTTGCGGGCAAACCTGCGCGTTCACAGACATTTCACAGTCGGGAAGATGCAGAAAGCTGGGCCAAAAAAGTCGAGTCAACACTTAATTTTCGTCATCCTAGTATTCTTGATGCTGGGCTGCGATATTGTAGTGAAGTCCTTGGAGAAAAGCCCTCGCGTGAACAAACCGAGTTTCAGTTCAAAAGGCTTGGACAACGCGAAGAGTTTCAGAAGCCGCTGAACAAGGTGACGCTTCAGAATATGAACGCTTACAAGCAAAAGCGGCTAAAGGAGGTTTCGACCACAACAGTTCGCAATGACCTGATGAAACTGCGCAGTATGTATCGCTGGTACTGTAACGAATGGTTTGCAAGCTCGGGTGAGACCATTTCCAACCCGTGTGATAGACTTGAATTGCCGAAGGCCAGAAAGACCCGAGAGACTGTAATTTCGCGAAATCAGTTGGCGGCCCTTTTGGGGGAGATGACTCCGTTGTTGAGACAGATCGTAGAACTTGCCTATGAAACTGCCATGAGACGGTCGGAAATTCTGAAATTGCGTGCTTGTGATCTTCACTTGGATGAACGCTTCTTACGCGTTGTTGAAGGTAAAGAAGGATCAAGGGACGTACCCCTAACCAGACGCGCTGTAAGACTCTTACAGTACGCAGTTAACCGTTCGGAGGGGCCAGGGGCTAAGCTGTACCCACAGGCTCCGTACAGCGTCTCACAGGCGGTCAGAAGGGCGAGAATAACTCTTGGAATGTCAGAGGATGTTCGCTTTCATCAACTTAGGCATTCAAGGATTACTGAGGTGGCTAGGAAGGGGTTGAACTTGTCGCAAATCATGGTTGTCAGCGGGCATCGTGATATCAGAAGCGTTCAGCGATACACTCATCTTAACGTCCAAGACGTTGTCGACCTAATTGACTAA
- a CDS encoding ABC-three component system middle component 5, which translates to MFSLAYTPAYDPYHTVFRFLVLLTSSENQVLTYRSARAADFFFCFPWSLKDVRAPRDIEGFARTRNAIVKKYPKSGYDNFPSARVVFERMEMIQATAVSALAGAKMIDANAATSERLVLNYENIPKELMNSVENASQKTSDLVAFLAIDFPKMDELGKDGVLARSGLGEHSYDVV; encoded by the coding sequence ATGTTTTCCCTTGCATATACACCGGCATACGATCCGTATCATACTGTCTTTAGGTTTTTGGTTCTCTTGACCTCTTCCGAAAACCAGGTGCTCACCTACCGCTCAGCAAGAGCCGCAGATTTTTTCTTTTGTTTCCCATGGTCACTCAAGGACGTCCGGGCTCCAAGAGACATCGAAGGATTTGCCCGGACGCGAAACGCTATTGTGAAGAAATACCCAAAGTCAGGGTACGACAATTTTCCAAGTGCTAGAGTGGTATTTGAAAGAATGGAAATGATCCAGGCTACGGCTGTCAGTGCCTTGGCCGGTGCTAAAATGATTGATGCCAACGCAGCTACTTCTGAACGACTAGTTCTAAACTATGAAAACATACCGAAGGAGCTGATGAATTCCGTTGAAAATGCGTCTCAAAAGACGTCCGACCTGGTTGCATTCCTTGCGATCGACTTCCCGAAGATGGACGAACTTGGTAAAGACGGTGTTTTAGCGCGTAGCGGCTTGGGAGAGCACAGCTATGACGTTGTTTAG
- a CDS encoding DUF2147 domain-containing protein: MSKFTTFLIILCLSAGASLARADVPLGLWQSGPDATGTVVHVRTKPCGRALCGRVERAKDRRGYDTPSSAVGRKMLWDMMAQPDGTYEGKIWEPVGNRMLVAGMQVQGNTMQLRNCDATACQDAVWTRLR, translated from the coding sequence ATGTCTAAGTTTACGACATTTCTAATAATTCTATGTTTGTCTGCCGGGGCGAGCCTGGCCCGGGCCGATGTGCCGCTGGGTTTGTGGCAATCAGGCCCGGATGCCACCGGCACTGTTGTGCATGTGCGTACCAAACCTTGCGGGCGTGCCTTATGTGGTCGCGTTGAGCGCGCCAAGGACCGGCGCGGTTATGACACGCCATCAAGCGCCGTGGGGCGCAAGATGCTGTGGGATATGATGGCGCAGCCGGATGGCACCTATGAGGGCAAGATCTGGGAACCTGTCGGAAACCGGATGCTGGTGGCCGGAATGCAGGTTCAGGGCAACACGATGCAGCTTCGAAACTGTGACGCGACGGCCTGTCAGGACGCAGTCTGGACGCGCCTGCGTTAA
- the hisH gene encoding imidazole glycerol phosphate synthase subunit HisH, which yields MLTAIIDYESGNLHSAHKAFERMARETDAGDVIVTADADVVARADRLVLPGDGAFPACMAALKGAGGLYDAMVEAVEGQGRPFLGICVGMQLMASVGREYTDTAGLGWIAGEVTRITPADPKLKVPHMGWNDLVIDHPHPVFDGIETGDHAYFVHSYHMAVTDPAQRLAHVDYAGDVTAIIGRDTMLGMQFHPEKSQATGLRLIANFLNWKP from the coding sequence ATGCTGACCGCGATCATTGACTACGAATCCGGCAATCTGCATTCCGCGCACAAGGCCTTTGAACGCATGGCCCGCGAGACGGACGCAGGCGACGTGATCGTCACGGCGGACGCGGATGTGGTTGCGCGCGCGGATCGGCTTGTGTTGCCGGGTGACGGTGCCTTTCCGGCCTGTATGGCGGCGCTCAAGGGCGCGGGCGGGCTCTATGACGCGATGGTCGAAGCGGTCGAGGGTCAGGGCCGACCGTTCCTTGGCATCTGTGTGGGCATGCAATTGATGGCCAGTGTCGGTCGCGAATACACCGACACGGCTGGTCTGGGATGGATCGCTGGCGAGGTGACGCGCATCACCCCTGCTGATCCCAAGCTCAAGGTGCCGCACATGGGCTGGAATGATCTGGTGATCGACCACCCGCACCCGGTTTTTGATGGGATTGAGACAGGCGATCACGCCTATTTCGTGCATTCCTACCACATGGCGGTCACCGATCCGGCGCAGCGCCTTGCCCATGTCGATTATGCGGGCGACGTGACCGCAATCATCGGCCGGGACACCATGCTGGGCATGCAGTTTCACCCTGAGAAATCTCAGGCCACCGGGTTGCGGTTGATTGCGAATTTCCTGAACTGGAAACCTTAA
- a CDS encoding ABC-three component system protein produces the protein MTEFSQVPRLLDRLDKEISHGDTCVEGFIDDLQMFQDRRSSGSLVGLEAKLTDAERQDQLESALMKKEHFAKLLAKMQHYPSAQKIFALFLARINDVFENHIVPHVSLLDRQEVDQIIEERIIQPTLSDMGSGFEHFTITHAHIRGMIYWLADRCYVRWS, from the coding sequence TTGACAGAGTTTTCACAAGTTCCCAGGCTACTTGATCGGCTAGATAAAGAAATCTCACATGGCGACACATGCGTTGAGGGGTTCATTGACGATCTTCAAATGTTTCAGGACAGACGAAGTTCGGGCAGCCTGGTGGGGCTTGAAGCGAAATTGACAGATGCTGAGCGTCAAGATCAGTTGGAAAGTGCGTTAATGAAAAAAGAGCACTTTGCAAAGCTACTTGCAAAGATGCAGCACTATCCATCGGCTCAGAAGATATTCGCGCTCTTCCTAGCTCGTATAAATGATGTCTTTGAAAATCACATTGTTCCTCACGTTTCCTTACTTGATCGCCAGGAAGTGGATCAAATTATTGAGGAGCGGATTATTCAACCAACGCTAAGCGATATGGGATCTGGCTTTGAGCACTTTACGATAACACATGCACACATTCGCGGCATGATCTACTGGCTTGCCGATAGATGTTACGTTAGGTGGAGTTAA
- the hisB gene encoding imidazoleglycerol-phosphate dehydratase HisB produces MRQTTLTRTTAETDVTVEINLDGTGAYDNQTGVGFFDHMLDQLARHSLIDMSIRAKGDLHIDDHHTVEDVGITLGQALASALGDKRGIRRYGACLLPMDDAQVRTALDLSARPYLIWNVDIPTARIGTFDTELVREFFQAFSTHGGITLHVDMLHGINSHHIVEATFKSVARALRDAIEVDPRKSGDIPSTKGAL; encoded by the coding sequence ATGCGCCAGACCACACTGACCCGTACCACCGCTGAAACTGACGTCACGGTTGAGATCAACCTTGACGGTACCGGTGCCTATGACAACCAGACAGGCGTCGGGTTTTTTGACCACATGCTTGACCAACTTGCGCGCCATTCGTTGATTGATATGAGCATCCGGGCCAAGGGGGATCTGCACATAGACGATCACCACACGGTTGAGGATGTGGGCATCACGCTGGGTCAGGCCTTGGCCAGCGCACTTGGCGACAAACGCGGCATCCGGCGCTATGGCGCGTGCCTGTTGCCGATGGATGATGCACAGGTGCGCACAGCGCTGGACCTGTCCGCGCGGCCATACCTCATCTGGAATGTCGATATCCCCACGGCCAGGATCGGCACCTTCGACACTGAATTGGTGCGCGAGTTTTTTCAGGCGTTCAGCACCCATGGCGGCATCACCCTGCACGTGGACATGCTGCACGGCATAAACAGCCACCACATCGTTGAGGCGACGTTCAAATCGGTTGCACGCGCCCTGCGCGACGCGATCGAGGTGGACCCGCGCAAGTCGGGCGACATCCCGTCTACCAAGGGCGCGCTTTGA
- a CDS encoding phospholipid-binding protein yields MPALAFDIGFNWSGLKSCTNGKQNRVSNPAFALRDVPAGTKYIRFKMVDRNVPNYNHGGGVVACNGQKAIPSGAFKYKSPCPPNGSHVYEWTATAQSKKSGGKIGIAKAQREYPE; encoded by the coding sequence ATGCCCGCGTTGGCATTTGACATCGGCTTTAACTGGTCTGGCCTCAAATCCTGTACCAACGGCAAACAAAACCGCGTCTCAAACCCCGCCTTTGCCCTGCGCGATGTGCCTGCGGGGACCAAATATATCCGTTTCAAAATGGTCGACCGAAACGTGCCCAACTATAATCACGGCGGCGGGGTGGTGGCCTGTAATGGCCAAAAGGCGATACCAAGCGGCGCGTTCAAATACAAAAGCCCCTGCCCCCCAAACGGCAGCCACGTCTACGAATGGACAGCGACCGCACAGAGCAAAAAGAGTGGCGGTAAGATCGGTATCGCAAAGGCGCAGCGCGAGTATCCTGAATGA
- a CDS encoding VPLPA-CTERM sorting domain-containing protein: MRSVIRALMFLTLIASASHASPVTVTFDSAFNNPPIGNNPITNAEIGVSQGFLYEYSTVYLNGAYIGLHDDGGILSSFIKPVNGLPFTPHSVDVFGYSLLNKTGPGAAPYRNSAELAAWSTSGSAPLPTLTFQGMVNGTTTATQTVGPMAWSTINFSKAFAAIDSLLVSLNIHPDALQYADYTELGRNRLWCAEWCAEFQIDNLVLTSNVTSPSISPVPLPASALFLIAALMGLGLVKARSRA; this comes from the coding sequence ATGAGATCGGTCATCAGAGCGCTAATGTTTCTCACTTTGATCGCGTCTGCATCACATGCGTCACCGGTAACTGTCACCTTTGATTCAGCTTTCAACAACCCGCCCATCGGGAATAACCCGATTACGAACGCGGAAATTGGCGTCAGCCAGGGCTTCCTCTATGAGTACAGCACTGTGTACCTTAACGGCGCTTACATCGGCCTTCATGATGACGGCGGAATTCTGTCGTCCTTCATAAAGCCCGTAAATGGCCTGCCGTTTACACCGCATAGCGTTGATGTCTTTGGGTATTCTTTGCTGAACAAAACAGGACCAGGGGCTGCCCCTTATCGAAACAGCGCAGAGCTTGCCGCATGGAGTACTTCCGGGTCGGCACCACTTCCGACGTTGACATTTCAGGGTATGGTAAACGGAACAACCACTGCGACCCAAACAGTGGGGCCAATGGCTTGGTCGACCATAAATTTCTCAAAGGCGTTTGCTGCAATTGATTCACTTTTGGTCAGCCTGAACATTCATCCTGACGCATTACAATATGCTGATTACACGGAACTGGGGCGCAATCGGCTTTGGTGTGCTGAATGGTGTGCCGAGTTTCAGATTGATAACCTTGTGCTGACGTCGAATGTCACCTCGCCATCGATCTCGCCGGTGCCCCTGCCCGCCAGCGCCTTGTTTCTGATTGCCGCCTTGATGGGACTTGGCCTTGTGAAAGCAAGATCAAGAGCTTAG
- a CDS encoding DUF2147 domain-containing protein → MKTLITAAVLGLSLAGSAWAADPIVGNWRTIADDNGNSGLIAVSECGAKICGVLVKSYDKNGKSVKSPNVGRKLIWDMVNTGGGGYGKGKVYSPDRDKTYSGKLQLAGNNLTVQGCVLGICRNGGTWSRVK, encoded by the coding sequence ATGAAAACACTTATTACAGCAGCGGTTTTGGGGCTGAGCCTTGCAGGCAGTGCTTGGGCGGCTGACCCAATCGTGGGCAACTGGCGCACGATCGCAGATGACAATGGCAATTCGGGTCTGATCGCGGTCAGCGAATGTGGCGCGAAAATCTGCGGCGTTCTGGTCAAATCATACGACAAGAACGGCAAATCAGTTAAGTCGCCGAACGTCGGCCGGAAATTGATCTGGGATATGGTGAACACCGGCGGTGGTGGCTATGGCAAGGGCAAGGTCTATTCACCCGATCGCGACAAGACCTATAGCGGCAAACTGCAACTGGCAGGCAACAACCTGACGGTTCAAGGATGTGTTCTGGGCATTTGCCGGAATGGCGGCACCTGGTCACGCGTCAAGTGA